CTGGCCACATGGCACACGTTGGGACTCGAATGCCACCTTCATACATCTCGCCCTTTTGCCCGCGCAAGGGACCGTTGTGCGCCCCAACATCCATCGACCCCCCGTTGTCAGAGGTATAAATAACAAGTGTATTGGACAATTGATCCGTTTCAACGAGCGTATCGAGGACGCGTCCAATACCAGCATCCATGTGCTCAACAAGCGCGATGTATTTAGCGCGCTGCAGAGAAATATCTGGTTCGCGTTCTCTCACCCGTTCCACCCAATCGTCAGGCGGTTGAATCGGTGTATGGGGTGCATTATAGGCAAGGTAGAGGAAAAAAGGCTCTGATGATTGTGCCTGCGCCCGAATGAAATCCACACTCCAGTCTGTGAAGAGATCTGTGGCATGCCCCCGCGGATGGATCGTATCGGAACCCTGTCGCATGTAGTTGATGTCGTGTCGGAGATGCGTGTAGTAGTCATCCATCATATCGCCGAGAAAACCGTGAAAATGGTCGAAGCCCCGCTGACATGGATGATTCTCCGGTTCAAGTCCAAGGTGCCACTTCCCGATAAGTGCCGTCCGATAATCCTTTTGCTTCAAAACTGAGGGGAGTGTGACGGCGTCCTGTCGAAAGTAGCCCCAACTGTTTTCTGGATGCGTGCGGATAACCCCTGGCACTCCGGCACGATCCGGGTAGCGTCCCGTCATGAGAGCCGCTCTACTGGGAGAACAGACAGAGGAATTGGCATAAAATTGAGTAAATCGCACACCGTTTGCCGCAATTCTGTCAATATTGGGGGTCTGGACTGAAGGACCGTTGTGAACTGAAATATCACCATAGCCGTGGTCATCGGCGAGAATCAGAAGGACGTTCGGGGGCTTCGGCATATTCATCTCCATATTAACCTAAGTTGCTCCCTGAGCAAGCGACCAGATTATATGACTGAAAATCGTATTAATTTAAGTCTGTGTTACTGAATTAAGGGACTGATATGAGTATTATAGTCTGATGAGGAAAATAAAACAAGATGAAACTAATGAGTGCAGTCAGGCGTTCAGGGATCACACCCGCTGCACTCGATGTGCCGTGTCTATCGCCGGGATTTGATGCCTCCCCAGGTAGTAGCCAGTTTGCCAGCAGGCTCAACAGGCAGTGCAGCCTTTAGACCCTTCTCCATGAGTTCTTCTATATCCTCTGCTTCCAAGACAGAGGCGAAAATTGCGACATCATAGAGCATACCGTCAAGTGTCTCAGAGGTATTGTTGGTCCAACCGCCGATGTTGACATCCGTATCGTTCTGGGGTGCCGGTTTCCCCATCCCGCCAACAGAAGCGATTTCCTCCGCATTTTCATAAATCTTGATGGTATCCTTTGCGTCATAAGTTGCGGTCATGTACAACCATTCATCTTTCTTCACTTGACTTTGATTCCAGGCACCTTTCCAGCCGCCGTTCGCAAAGTAAGCTTCCCAACCAGTCCCGCTGGAGTTGGTCCTGAAGGCGTAATTAGCCACTGTACCCGCCGCGGGTCTTTTGCCAAGAATATGTCCATACCCGTTCTCGGATTTGTTGACATACACCCATGAAGTAATTGACCACTCCTTTTCCAGATACATACTTTTGGAATCAGGAATGATAACCCGATCGTCTTGCCCGTTCAAACTCAGAGCGGGACCATCTGGACCTTTGGCCCATTTTCCGCCCTGGAGTTCGCCGTGGTTTTCGTTTCCAGAGATATCCTCGATTTTATCGCCTTTCCCTTCGTCGAGGAGCCAAATGCCTCTTGCGGTTTCAAAGTCTATCTCCGCATCAGTTTGGACTGCGAGAGCCAGACTCATGGTGATGATCGCTAAGTAAACTATAACGGATTTCATGTGTACCTCCTACGGGTTGAATTTACCGTTAAGGGACGTTTTGAAAAGGACTGTGTCCCTCTAAGTGAAACGCATTAACCTGCTATTCTGAATTTACCGCCTGAATCAGTGCGATAATATATCCGAACTGGAATGCCCACGCCTGTCGAACTCTACCAGAAACACCCGGTGGCGATGGATCATCAGAATGTCCTGGCGCATGGTCGGGCATCAACATATACGGATATTCCACATCTCGGAGCGTCTGTGCAACTTTATGCATGTCCAGGTGTCCTTCATCGGGCCATACCTCTTGGAAGTTGTGCAGTCCACCACGAATGTTACGAAAGTGGATGTTGAAGAGTTTCTTCTGCTCGCCAAAATAATGCAGGATTTCGTAGAACTCAGTCCTCGGATCGTCTAAACCTTCGGACACTGTGCCGCAGCAAAAATTAAAGCCGTGATACGGACTGTCCACAATTTCAGCGAAGCGTTTCAAGCCGTCAAAGACGGGGTAATTCCACCGTTCAACACCTCTCAAAATAGGTGCCGGTGGATCGTTTGGATGACACGCCATTTGAATTCGGTTTGCCTCAGCGACTGGGATTGCACGTTCAAGAAAATACGCGATCCGATCAAACGCCTCTTCACGACTCACCTCACCCGCCTCTGAAAGTGTTGCGTTATCGTATTTGGAGAAATCGAAAGTGCTGTAACTGGAGCCACCGCGTCCGGGGGTGCTCTCCGTCCGCTGATGGTTTAGAATGCAAAAATTATAATTTAAGCCTCGCAACCCAGCCGCCGCAGCGTTCTCGATCATTTCGCAAACGGCATCAAGATCCCGATCGCGCTGCGGATCTTCGGCGAGCGTAATGCTCCTCGGCAGCCCGATATGAATCATCTCAAGACTAACACCCGCTTCCGCTGCTTCCGCTTTGTGTCGAATCAGTGTTTCGGTTTCGGTATGCTCGACGGAGGCATCCATGTGTGTTACCCCGTGCCGCACGAGGAATGCCAACTCTTT
This window of the Candidatus Poribacteria bacterium genome carries:
- a CDS encoding sulfatase-like hydrolase/transferase, giving the protein MEMNMPKPPNVLLILADDHGYGDISVHNGPSVQTPNIDRIAANGVRFTQFYANSSVCSPSRAALMTGRYPDRAGVPGVIRTHPENSWGYFRQDAVTLPSVLKQKDYRTALIGKWHLGLEPENHPCQRGFDHFHGFLGDMMDDYYTHLRHDINYMRQGSDTIHPRGHATDLFTDWSVDFIRAQAQSSEPFFLYLAYNAPHTPIQPPDDWVERVREREPDISLQRAKYIALVEHMDAGIGRVLDTLVETDQLSNTLVIYTSDNGGSMDVGAHNGPLRGQKGEMYEGGIRVPTCAMWPGHVPERHVTDQVGLLMDLFPTVCEVAGAPISHEIEGRSIWQTLQGEQQDFSDRILYWLRREGGQRFLGQCQHAIRRGDIKLLHNSPFEALELYDLSSDPLETTNGSQTQTDLFREMSQLFQAETQKAGCVPWQR
- a CDS encoding LamG domain-containing protein — protein: MKSVIVYLAIITMSLALAVQTDAEIDFETARGIWLLDEGKGDKIEDISGNENHGELQGGKWAKGPDGPALSLNGQDDRVIIPDSKSMYLEKEWSITSWVYVNKSENGYGHILGKRPAAGTVANYAFRTNSSGTGWEAYFANGGWKGAWNQSQVKKDEWLYMTATYDAKDTIKIYENAEEIASVGGMGKPAPQNDTDVNIGGWTNNTSETLDGMLYDVAIFASVLEAEDIEELMEKGLKAALPVEPAGKLATTWGGIKSRR